In Phaseolus vulgaris cultivar G19833 chromosome 10, P. vulgaris v2.0, whole genome shotgun sequence, a single genomic region encodes these proteins:
- the LOC137813128 gene encoding uncharacterized protein — MVHNRDDLSSSSISYRNINICNSRLVELVNLAGQSMLWKVGKQVGIMCRGGEEEVVKEYGSMEDRDSEFASCSKVETKAKVFTTAKCYSLWGDNKVGWLHHEGDNGNGSLLSMWYEEAFSYVSHVMGKGFIAVFGNHVKSNTRCVVVNVYATCTLSEKKILWEELSKFKSASQVLVWCLCGDFNAIRNRNERKGVRERVSQSGEINGFNSFIDTNSLFELPLVGKIFSWFKSNGSVRSRLDRVLVSEEWMEIWPMCKQYVQRREVSDHYAIVGNAITKIKEKLNFLKGDLKVWNKDEFGNIQTSKKRILQELEDLYC, encoded by the exons ATGGTTCACAATAGAGACGATTTGTCATCATCTTCAATTTCATATAGAAACATCAATATCTGTAATTCCCGTCTAGTTGAACTTGTAAATCTTGCGGGACAATCCATGTTATGGAAAGTGGGAAAGCAAGTTGGGATCATGTGTCGAGGGGGTGAAGAGGAGGTTGTAAAAGAATATGGGAGTATGGAAGACCGTGATTCAGAGTTTGCATCGTGCTCTAAGGTGG AAACAAAAGCCAAGGTGTTCACGACAGCAAAATGCTATTCCTTGTGGGGGGATAACAAAGTGGGTTGGCTTCATCATGAAGGCGACAATGGTAATGGTAGTTTGTTGTCTATGTGGTATGAAGAAGCTTTTAGCTATGTGAGCCATGTCATGGGAAAGGGCTTCATTGCAGTCTTCGGTAACCATGTTAAATCCAATACCAGATGTGTAGTTGTTAATGTTTACGCAACCTGCACTTTGAGTGAGAAGAAGATCCTTTGGGAGGAGTTGTCTAAATTTAAATCGGCATCTCAAGTCTTGGTCTGGTGCTTGTGTGGTGATTTTAATGCCATTAGAAACCGGAACGAAAGGAAAGGTGTAAGGGAGAGGGTCAGTCAATCAGGTGAGATCAATGGGTTCAACAGCTTCATCGATACCAACTCTCTCTTTGAACTGCCTTTAGTAGGAAAGATTTTCTCCTGGTTTAAGTCTAATGGATCGGTAAGGAGCAGATTAGACAGAGTTCTTGTCTCGGAAGAGTGGATGGAGATTTGGCCTATGTGTAAACAGTATGTGCAACGAAGGGAAGTCTCGGACCACTATGCAATAGTG GGGAATGCTATTACAAAGATCAAGGAGAAATTGAACTTTTTGAAGGGTGATCTGAAAGTCTGGAATAAGGATGAGTTCGGCAACATCCAAACAAGTAAGAAGAGGATTTTGCAGGAATTGGAGGACTTATACTGCTAA
- the LOC137813082 gene encoding probable polygalacturonase At3g15720, with protein MVDTGAGSVGTPCAADWHAPADPGGFPGFISATFSNAETQVKYFNVMDFGAHGDGTSDDSNAIAKAWQGVCGEEGPASLLIPSRKIFLVKRLKLSGPCKTPNVGIKLKGKIVAPSMSKWVGDSFSWIQILYVNGLTIDGDGGSIDGHGSTWWEKCRKCRRPKSLRFHACNGLTVKSLSMRNSPGAHISVNGMDGALFSQININSPPDSPNTDGFDIAASKNVAIQDSTLATGDDCIAINGGCSNIKATRLVCQGGHGISIGSLGRNKSHETVEEVHVRNCTFIGTTNGARIKTWPGGSGYARKITYEGIILKDVKNSIIIDQYYGIKTPNEVPNKVEDAVKVSEVIYRGFKGTSASAKAINLNCSPSGCFNITLDQIYTVHSKSIKKAYAFCKNIVNGRIGYTVPKVSCA; from the exons ATGGTTGATACTGGAGCAGGGTCTGTTGGAACTCCATGTGCTGCAGATTGGCATGCTCCCGCTGATCCTGGTGGCTTCCCTG GTTTTATTTCAGCCACATTCAGCAATGCTGAAACccaagtaaaatattttaatgtgaTGGATTTTGGAGCTCATGGTGATGGCACAAGTGATGATTCAAAT GCAATTGCAAAAGCATGGCAAGGTGTGTGTGGAGAGGAAGGGCCAGCAAGTCTACTTATACcttcaagaaaaatatttttggtgAAAAGATTAAAGCTAAGTGGTCCATGCAAGACCCCAAATGTTGGCATTAAG TTGAAAGGGAAAATAGTAGCTCCATCTATGAGTAAATGGGTTGGTGATTCTTTTAGTTGGATTCAGATATTATATGTAAATGGTCTAACAATTGATGGTGATGGAGGAAGCATTGATGGCCATGGTTCTACTTGGTGGGAGAAATGCAGAAAATGCAGAAGACCAAAA TCCTTGCGTTTCCATGCTTGCAATGGTCTTACTGTGAAATCTCTGAGTATGAGGAACAGCCCTGGAGCTCACATATCTGTAAATGGCATGGATGGTGCACTCTTCTCTCAAATCAATATCAATTCTCCTCCAGATAGCCCTAACACTGATGGCTTTGACATTGCTGCTTCAAAAAATGTAGCAATTCAAGATTCCACTCTTGCAACAG GTGATGATTGTATTGCCATCAATGGTGGTTGTTCTAATATCAAAGCCACTAGACTTGTTTGCCAAGGAGGCCATGGGATAAg CATTGGAAGCCTTGGTAGAAATAAATCTCATGAGACAGTTGAAGAGGTACATGTAAGGAATTGCACCTTCATTGGCACCACAAATGGTGCAAGAATCAAGACATGGCCG GGTGGATCAGGCTATGCAAGAAAAATCACATATGAGGGAATCATACTAAAAGATgttaaaaattcaattattaTAGACCAATACTATGGCATTAAAACTCCAAATGAAGTGCCAAATAAAGTG GAAGATGCAGTGAAGGTGAGTGAAGTGATATACAGAGGGTTCAAGGGCACTTCTGCTAGTGCCAAGGCAATTAACTTGAACTGTAGCCCATCTGGGTGTTTCAACATTACATTGGATCAAATTTACACTGTCCATTCAAAATCAATCAAAAAAGCCTATGCATTTTGCAAGAATATTGTTAATGGGAGGATTGGATACACTGTTCCAAAAGTATCTTGTGCATAA